One Arachis duranensis cultivar V14167 unplaced genomic scaffold, aradu.V14167.gnm2.J7QH unplaced_Scaffold_232525, whole genome shotgun sequence DNA segment encodes these proteins:
- the LOC127744133 gene encoding protein FAF-like, chloroplastic — MMVPAMKKQEEESNSKMFVGTCWSSILMSNNNKSMEEETLMNSLNCIPPYYVAKTKKASLSDKSLQICTESLGSETGSDHLLFSSSSSYTVPSRVQTQFQAQTQALPEQHCANNLVFINKCAPRSPPSSLPPPLPSLGTLSRRRDGNGRLFLEALPAVAAASHKNINKNNNKLCAQRQDGRLVLTFAASKEEEEEFEEDDNVVVDEEEEYDEDDEVEEANHDDDDDDDDDDDDDDDGYLVHHHNNNNPKSIISCKDSRRSFLLWEPHCIAT; from the coding sequence ATGATGGTGCCGGCAATGaagaagcaagaagaagaaagtaataGTAAGATGTTTGTTGGAACATGCTGGAGTTCAATCTTGATGTCCAATAATAATAAGTCCATGGAAGAAGAAACATTGATGAATTCATTGAATTGCATTCCTCCTTATTACGTTGCAAAGACTAAAAAAGCCTCTCTCAGTGATAAGAGTCTCCAGATATGCACTGAAAGCCTTGGATCCGAAACCGGCTCCGAtcatcttctcttctcttcctcttcttcttataCGGTCCCTTCTCGCGTTCAGACTCAATTTCAGGCTCAAACTCAGGCTCTGCCAGAACAGCATTGTGCTAATAATCTTGTTTTCATCAACAAGTGCGCACCGCGTTCACctccttcttctcttcctcctccgcTGCCTTCGCTTGGGACGCTGTCCCGCCGGCGTGACGGCAATGGGAGGCTGTTTCTAGAAGCTTTGCCAGCTGTTGCTGCAGCTTCTCACAAAAACATTAACAAGAACAACAATAAGCTCTGTGCTCAACGCCAAGACGGTCGTCTCGTCCTTACCTTTGCTGcttctaaagaagaagaagaagaatttgagGAAGATGAcaatgttgttgttgatgaagaagaggaatatgatgaagatgatgaagtaGAGGAAGCAAAtcacgatgatgatgatgatgatgatgatgatgatgatgatgatgatgatggttacTTGGTTCATcatcacaataataataatccaaAGAGCATTATTAGTTGCAAGGATTCTAGAAGGTCTTTTCTACTATGGGAACCACATTGCATTGCTACTTAA
- the LOC127744164 gene encoding J domain-containing protein spf31-like yields MGETASAAASTVDDDLLLKNFFAEVSEAERDNEVARILSCFKLNPFEYLKLPFDSSPDDVKKQYRKLSLMVHPDKCKHPQAKEAFGALAKAQQLLLDQNERDYLLSQVNSAKEELRAKRKKQLKKDTASKIKSLVEEGKYDKQYEQSEEFQKELKIKVRELLTEQEWRRRKMQMRISEEEGRLKKDEEEQKEMWKRKREHEEEWEGTREQRVSSWRDFMKGGKKNKKGELRPPKLKTEDPNKSYVQRPVKRG; encoded by the exons ATGGGAGAGACAGCTTCTGCGGCTGCGTCAACCGTCGACGACGATTTGCTTCTCAAGAACTTCTTCGCCGAAGTCAGCGAAGCCGAGAGGGACAACGAAGTCGCTAG GATTCTCTCTTGTTTTAAGTTGAATCCGTTTGAGTATCTAAAGCTTCCATTTGATTCATCACCTGATGATGTGAAAAAGCAGTACCGCAAG TTGTCTTTGATGGTTCACCCTGATAAATGTAAGCATCCACAAGCAAAGGAGGCTTTTGGAG CCCTAGCAAAAGCCCAACAATTATTACTAGACCAAAATGAAAGAGATTACCTTCTTAGCCAGGTCAATTCAGCTAAAG AAGAACTTAGAGCAAAGAGGAAGAAGCAGTTGAAGAAGGATACAGCTTCGAAAATTAAGTCTTTGGTTGAAGAG GGAAAATATGATAAACAATATGAACAGTCAGAGGAGTTCCAGAAAGAGCTCAAAATCAAGGTTCGTGAACTATTAACTGAACAAGAatggaggagaagaaaaatgcAGATGAGG ATATCAGAGGAGGAAGGCAGATTAAAAAAGGATgaagaggaacaaaaagagatGTGGAAAAGGAAGCGTGAACATGAGGAAGAGTGGGAAGGAACAAGAGAACAGAGG GTGTCGAGTTGGAGAGATTTCATGAAGGGTGGAAAGAAG AATAAGAAAGGAGAACTTCGGCCCCCTAAGCTTAAGACGGAAGATCCAAACAAATCCTACGTTCAGAGGCCTGTCAAAAGAGGTTAG
- the LOC107462008 gene encoding serine/threonine-protein phosphatase BSL3 isoform X2, producing MDVDSSMVQEADHAPSAGAAAPAPAAGEVEQLAESPSSGSGSPAAAQLPVQQQQQAPAQVQQSPVIGPRLAPTYSAMNAIIEKKEDGPGPRCGHTLTAVAAVGEEGTPGYIGPRLILFGGATALEGNSAASGTPSSAGNAGIRLAGATADVHCYDVMTNKWSRITPYGEPPTPRAAHVATAVGTMVVIQGGIGPAGLSAEDLHVLDLTQQMPRWHRVSVQGPGPGSRYGHVMALVGQRYLMAIGGNDGKRPLADVWALDTAAKPYEWRKLEPEGEGPPPCMYATASARSDGLLLLCGGRDANSVPLASAYGLAKHRDGRWEWAIAPGVSPSPRYQHAAVFVNARLHVSGGALGGGRMVEDSSSVAVLDTAAGVWCDTKSVVTSPRTGRYSADAAGGDAAVELTRRCRHAAAAVGDLIFIYGGLRGGVLLDDLLVAVDLAASETTTAASHAAAAAASNVQAGHLPGKYGFDERTRQTMSEAAADGSVVLGNPVAPPMNGDMYTDISTENAMLQGSRRTSKGVEYLVEASAAEAEAISAALAAAKARQENGEVELPDRDGGADATPSGKQSSFIKPDSAGSNIIASGGVRLHHRAVVVAAETGGALGGMVRQLSIDQFENEGRRVSYGTPENATAARKLLDRQMSINSVPKKVIAHLLKPRGWKPPVRRQFFLDCNEIADLCDSAERIFSSEPSVLRLKAPIKIFGDLHGQFGDLMRLFDEYGSPSTAGDIAYIDYLFLGDYVDRGQHSLETICLLLALKVEYPKNVHLIRGNHEAADINALFGFRIECIERMGERDGIWTWHRVNRLFNWLPLAALIEKKIICMHGGIGRSINHVEQIENIQRPIPMEAGSIVLMDLLWSDPTENDSVEGLRPNARGPGLVTFGPDRVIEFCNNNDLQLIVRAHECVMDGFERFAQGHLITLFSATNYCGTANNAGAILVLGRDLVVVPKLIHPLPPAMSSPETSPERHIEDTWMQELNANRPPTPTRGRPQVTNDRVLCT from the exons ATGGATGTTGATTCCTCGATGGTGCAGGAGGCCGATCACGCTCCATCCGCCGGTGCTGCTGCTCCGGCGCCGGCTGCGGGAGAGGTAGAGCAGCTGGCCGAGTCACCGTCTTCAGGCAGTGGATCTCCGGCGGCGGCTCAGCTGCCTGTGCAACAGCAGCAGCAGGCGCCTGCTCAGGTGCAGCAGAGTCCGGTGATAGGGCCGAGGCTGGCGCCAACTTATTCGGCGATGAACGCGATTATTGAGAAGAAGGAGGACGGGCCAGGTCCGCGGTGCGGCCACACATTGACGGCGGTGGCAGCCGTCGGAGAGGAGGGAACTCCTGGGTACATTGGTCCCAGGCTGATATTGTTCGGTGGTGCCACTGCTCTTGAAGGCAATTCTGCGGCTTCAGGGACTCCGTCGTCTGCTGGAAATGCTGGAATAC GTTTAGCTGGTGCCACTGCCGATGTCCACTGTTATGATGTCATGACTAATAAATGGTCTAG GATAACTCCCTATGGAGAGCCTCCAACTCCAAGGGCTGCACATGTGGCAACTGCTGTAGGGACCATGGTGGTTATTCAG GGTGGCATCGGTCCTGCTGGTTTGTCAGCAGAGGATCTTCATGTTCTTGATCTCACTCAGCAAATGCCCCGGTGGCATAG AGTATCTGTTCAAGGCCCTGGACCAGGGTCACGCTATGGACATGTAATGGCTTTGGTGGGGCAGAGGTATCTTATGGCTATTGGAGGAAATGATG GAAAGAGACCTTTGGCTGATGTTTGGGCCTTGGACACAGCTGCCAAGCCTTATGAATGGCGCAAGTTGGAGCCAGAAGGAGAGGGTCCACCTCCATGCAT GTATGCAACTGCAAGTGCACGCTCTGATGGACTGCTTCTGCTTTGTGGAGGGAGAGATGCCAATAGTGTT CCATTGGCAAGTGCATATGGACTTGCTAAGCATAGAGATGGTCGATGGGAATGGGCAATTGCCCCTGGTGTTTCACCATCACCAAGATATCAGCATGCTGCG GTATTTGTTAATGCAAGGCTCCATGTGTCTGGTGGGGCTCTTGGTGGAGGAAGGATGGTAGAAGACTCATCAAGTGTAGCAG TACTTGACACTGCTGCTGGTGTTTGGTGTGATACAAAATCTGTTGTAACTAGTCCAAGAACTGGTAGATACAGTGCTGATGCAGCCGGAGGAGATGCTGCAGTTGAGTTGACTCGGCGTTGTAGGCATGCAGCTGCTGCTGTTGGtgacctaatttttatttatggtgGTTTACGAGGGG GAGTATTGCTAGATGACCTACTTGTTGCCGTAGATCTTGCTGCTTCAGAAACAACTACTGCCGCTTCACATGCAGCAGCAGCGGCTGCATCTAATGTACAAGCAGGCCACTTACCTGGAAAATATGGATTTGATGAGAGGACGAGGCAAACAATGTCTGAAGCTGCTGCTGATGGTTCAGTTGTATTAGGAAATCCAGTTGCTCCCCCAATGAATGGAGATATGTATACAGATATCAGCACCGAAAATGCCATGCTTCAGGGTTCTCG GCGAACAAGCAAAGGAGTTGAGTATCTGGTCGAAGCATCAGCTGCAGAAGCTGAAGCTATCAGTGCTGCACTGGCTGCAGCCAAGGCACGGCAAGAGAATGGTGAAGTTGAATTGCCTGACAGAGACGGTGGAGCTGATGCTACCCCAAGTGGGAAACAGTCTTCCTTTATCAAACCTGATTCTGCAGGGTCAAATATCATTGCTTCTGGCGGTGTCCGGCTGCATCATAGAGCT GTGGTTGTTGCTGCGGAGACCGGTGGAGCATTAGGTGGTATGGTTAGACAGCTTTCAATTGATCAATTTGAAAATGAGGGCAGGCGAGTCAGTTATGGAACTCCAGAAAATGCAACTGCTGCTAGAAAATTATTAGACAGACAGATGTCTATCAATAGTGTGCCAAAAAAG GTCATAGCACACCTCTTAAAGCCTCGTGGATGGAAACCACCAGTTCGCCGGCAGTTTTTCTTAGATTGCAATGAAATTGCTGATCTTTGTGACAGTGCTGAGCGGATCTTTTCTAGTGAACCAAGTGTATTACGGCTTAAGGCTCCAATTAAAATATTTGGTGATTTACATGGGCAGTTTGGGGATCTCATGCGGCTTTTTGATGAATatggttcaccatcaactgctGGTGACATAGC ATATATCGATTATCTATTCCTAGGAGATTATGTTGATCGGGGACAACACAGTTTGGAAACTATATGCCTCCTCCTTGCTTTGAAG GTTGAATATCCCAAAAATGTACATCTAATTCGTGGAAACCATGAAGCTGCAGATATTAATGCTCTTTTTGGCTTCCGAATTGAGTGCATTGAAAGGATG GGTGAGAGAGATGGAATTTGGACATGGCATCGGGTGAACCGTCTGTTTAATTGGCTGCCTCTGGCGGCTTTAATTGAGAAAAAGATTATTTGCATGCATGGTGGCATTGGTCGTTCAATAAATCACGTTGAGCAGATTGAGAACATTCAACGTCCAATTCCAATGGAAGCAGGGTCAATTGTGCTGATGGATCTATTGTG GTCTGATCCTACTGAGAATGATAGTGTGGAAGGACTACGGCCAAATGCAAGAGGTCCTGGATTGGTTACTTTTGGG CCTGATCGTGTCATAGAATTTTGCAATAACAATGATCTTCAGCTGATTGTCCGTGCACATGAATGTGTCATGGATGGGTTTGAACGTTTCGCCCAAGGACATCTGATCACGCTTTTCTCAGCTACAAATTATTGTG GCACTGCAAACAATGCTGGGGCAATATTAGTTTTGGGTAGGGACCTTGTTGTGGTTcctaaattaattcatccatTACCACCAGCGATGTCTTCACCGGAGACATCACCTGAGCGGCATATTGAAGATACATGGATGCAG GAATTGAATGCCAACAGACCACCGACGCCAACTAGAGGCCGTCCCCAAGTAACAAATGACCGAG TGCTCTGTACATAG
- the LOC107462008 gene encoding serine/threonine-protein phosphatase BSL3 isoform X1 encodes MDVDSSMVQEADHAPSAGAAAPAPAAGEVEQLAESPSSGSGSPAAAQLPVQQQQQAPAQVQQSPVIGPRLAPTYSAMNAIIEKKEDGPGPRCGHTLTAVAAVGEEGTPGYIGPRLILFGGATALEGNSAASGTPSSAGNAGIRLAGATADVHCYDVMTNKWSRITPYGEPPTPRAAHVATAVGTMVVIQGGIGPAGLSAEDLHVLDLTQQMPRWHRVSVQGPGPGSRYGHVMALVGQRYLMAIGGNDGKRPLADVWALDTAAKPYEWRKLEPEGEGPPPCMYATASARSDGLLLLCGGRDANSVPLASAYGLAKHRDGRWEWAIAPGVSPSPRYQHAAVFVNARLHVSGGALGGGRMVEDSSSVAVLDTAAGVWCDTKSVVTSPRTGRYSADAAGGDAAVELTRRCRHAAAAVGDLIFIYGGLRGGVLLDDLLVAVDLAASETTTAASHAAAAAASNVQAGHLPGKYGFDERTRQTMSEAAADGSVVLGNPVAPPMNGDMYTDISTENAMLQGSRRTSKGVEYLVEASAAEAEAISAALAAAKARQENGEVELPDRDGGADATPSGKQSSFIKPDSAGSNIIASGGVRLHHRAVVVAAETGGALGGMVRQLSIDQFENEGRRVSYGTPENATAARKLLDRQMSINSVPKKVIAHLLKPRGWKPPVRRQFFLDCNEIADLCDSAERIFSSEPSVLRLKAPIKIFGDLHGQFGDLMRLFDEYGSPSTAGDIAYIDYLFLGDYVDRGQHSLETICLLLALKVEYPKNVHLIRGNHEAADINALFGFRIECIERMGERDGIWTWHRVNRLFNWLPLAALIEKKIICMHGGIGRSINHVEQIENIQRPIPMEAGSIVLMDLLWSDPTENDSVEGLRPNARGPGLVTFGPDRVIEFCNNNDLQLIVRAHECVMDGFERFAQGHLITLFSATNYCGTANNAGAILVLGRDLVVVPKLIHPLPPAMSSPETSPERHIEDTWMQELNANRPPTPTRGRPQVTNDRGSLAWI; translated from the exons ATGGATGTTGATTCCTCGATGGTGCAGGAGGCCGATCACGCTCCATCCGCCGGTGCTGCTGCTCCGGCGCCGGCTGCGGGAGAGGTAGAGCAGCTGGCCGAGTCACCGTCTTCAGGCAGTGGATCTCCGGCGGCGGCTCAGCTGCCTGTGCAACAGCAGCAGCAGGCGCCTGCTCAGGTGCAGCAGAGTCCGGTGATAGGGCCGAGGCTGGCGCCAACTTATTCGGCGATGAACGCGATTATTGAGAAGAAGGAGGACGGGCCAGGTCCGCGGTGCGGCCACACATTGACGGCGGTGGCAGCCGTCGGAGAGGAGGGAACTCCTGGGTACATTGGTCCCAGGCTGATATTGTTCGGTGGTGCCACTGCTCTTGAAGGCAATTCTGCGGCTTCAGGGACTCCGTCGTCTGCTGGAAATGCTGGAATAC GTTTAGCTGGTGCCACTGCCGATGTCCACTGTTATGATGTCATGACTAATAAATGGTCTAG GATAACTCCCTATGGAGAGCCTCCAACTCCAAGGGCTGCACATGTGGCAACTGCTGTAGGGACCATGGTGGTTATTCAG GGTGGCATCGGTCCTGCTGGTTTGTCAGCAGAGGATCTTCATGTTCTTGATCTCACTCAGCAAATGCCCCGGTGGCATAG AGTATCTGTTCAAGGCCCTGGACCAGGGTCACGCTATGGACATGTAATGGCTTTGGTGGGGCAGAGGTATCTTATGGCTATTGGAGGAAATGATG GAAAGAGACCTTTGGCTGATGTTTGGGCCTTGGACACAGCTGCCAAGCCTTATGAATGGCGCAAGTTGGAGCCAGAAGGAGAGGGTCCACCTCCATGCAT GTATGCAACTGCAAGTGCACGCTCTGATGGACTGCTTCTGCTTTGTGGAGGGAGAGATGCCAATAGTGTT CCATTGGCAAGTGCATATGGACTTGCTAAGCATAGAGATGGTCGATGGGAATGGGCAATTGCCCCTGGTGTTTCACCATCACCAAGATATCAGCATGCTGCG GTATTTGTTAATGCAAGGCTCCATGTGTCTGGTGGGGCTCTTGGTGGAGGAAGGATGGTAGAAGACTCATCAAGTGTAGCAG TACTTGACACTGCTGCTGGTGTTTGGTGTGATACAAAATCTGTTGTAACTAGTCCAAGAACTGGTAGATACAGTGCTGATGCAGCCGGAGGAGATGCTGCAGTTGAGTTGACTCGGCGTTGTAGGCATGCAGCTGCTGCTGTTGGtgacctaatttttatttatggtgGTTTACGAGGGG GAGTATTGCTAGATGACCTACTTGTTGCCGTAGATCTTGCTGCTTCAGAAACAACTACTGCCGCTTCACATGCAGCAGCAGCGGCTGCATCTAATGTACAAGCAGGCCACTTACCTGGAAAATATGGATTTGATGAGAGGACGAGGCAAACAATGTCTGAAGCTGCTGCTGATGGTTCAGTTGTATTAGGAAATCCAGTTGCTCCCCCAATGAATGGAGATATGTATACAGATATCAGCACCGAAAATGCCATGCTTCAGGGTTCTCG GCGAACAAGCAAAGGAGTTGAGTATCTGGTCGAAGCATCAGCTGCAGAAGCTGAAGCTATCAGTGCTGCACTGGCTGCAGCCAAGGCACGGCAAGAGAATGGTGAAGTTGAATTGCCTGACAGAGACGGTGGAGCTGATGCTACCCCAAGTGGGAAACAGTCTTCCTTTATCAAACCTGATTCTGCAGGGTCAAATATCATTGCTTCTGGCGGTGTCCGGCTGCATCATAGAGCT GTGGTTGTTGCTGCGGAGACCGGTGGAGCATTAGGTGGTATGGTTAGACAGCTTTCAATTGATCAATTTGAAAATGAGGGCAGGCGAGTCAGTTATGGAACTCCAGAAAATGCAACTGCTGCTAGAAAATTATTAGACAGACAGATGTCTATCAATAGTGTGCCAAAAAAG GTCATAGCACACCTCTTAAAGCCTCGTGGATGGAAACCACCAGTTCGCCGGCAGTTTTTCTTAGATTGCAATGAAATTGCTGATCTTTGTGACAGTGCTGAGCGGATCTTTTCTAGTGAACCAAGTGTATTACGGCTTAAGGCTCCAATTAAAATATTTGGTGATTTACATGGGCAGTTTGGGGATCTCATGCGGCTTTTTGATGAATatggttcaccatcaactgctGGTGACATAGC ATATATCGATTATCTATTCCTAGGAGATTATGTTGATCGGGGACAACACAGTTTGGAAACTATATGCCTCCTCCTTGCTTTGAAG GTTGAATATCCCAAAAATGTACATCTAATTCGTGGAAACCATGAAGCTGCAGATATTAATGCTCTTTTTGGCTTCCGAATTGAGTGCATTGAAAGGATG GGTGAGAGAGATGGAATTTGGACATGGCATCGGGTGAACCGTCTGTTTAATTGGCTGCCTCTGGCGGCTTTAATTGAGAAAAAGATTATTTGCATGCATGGTGGCATTGGTCGTTCAATAAATCACGTTGAGCAGATTGAGAACATTCAACGTCCAATTCCAATGGAAGCAGGGTCAATTGTGCTGATGGATCTATTGTG GTCTGATCCTACTGAGAATGATAGTGTGGAAGGACTACGGCCAAATGCAAGAGGTCCTGGATTGGTTACTTTTGGG CCTGATCGTGTCATAGAATTTTGCAATAACAATGATCTTCAGCTGATTGTCCGTGCACATGAATGTGTCATGGATGGGTTTGAACGTTTCGCCCAAGGACATCTGATCACGCTTTTCTCAGCTACAAATTATTGTG GCACTGCAAACAATGCTGGGGCAATATTAGTTTTGGGTAGGGACCTTGTTGTGGTTcctaaattaattcatccatTACCACCAGCGATGTCTTCACCGGAGACATCACCTGAGCGGCATATTGAAGATACATGGATGCAG GAATTGAATGCCAACAGACCACCGACGCCAACTAGAGGCCGTCCCCAAGTAACAAATGACCGAGGTTCGCTCGCTTGGATATAG